Proteins encoded in a region of the Paenibacillus sp. E222 genome:
- a CDS encoding DUF3817 domain-containing protein: MKTVTGRFRIAGIWEGVSLLLLIFVAMPLKYFADMSSPVAIMGMIHGILFPLYLITLVHLAVVKKWKASRWFMGLVAGLLPFGTFVFESYLRKRDWK; this comes from the coding sequence ATGAAGACGGTCACAGGTCGATTCAGAATTGCAGGCATATGGGAAGGTGTATCCTTACTGCTGTTGATTTTTGTAGCCATGCCGCTAAAATATTTTGCCGATATGTCTTCCCCGGTAGCGATTATGGGTATGATTCACGGTATTCTTTTTCCACTATATCTGATCACGCTTGTACATTTGGCTGTTGTGAAGAAGTGGAAAGCTTCACGCTGGTTCATGGGCTTGGTAGCAGGTTTATTGCCTTTTGGAACTTTTGTATTCGAGTCCTATCTTCGCAAGAGAGACTGGAAGTAA
- a CDS encoding macrolide family glycosyltransferase, translating into MARVLFINGGSEGHVNPTIGVVQELISRGEEVVYFTIEAYRERMEKTGAVVRTFDGQKFIKAFISGGRDYLLERVNGLLLTADIVIPSVLEQIKGEQFDYIVHDSMFGCGRLLAQILKLPAINSCTSFAQTEESFNHLMQHFFLNVPAEIAQPINDTFHSLTSRLQEKYDVEIASPYEVFCNPAPLTIVYTTREFQPYGDAFDHTYKFVGPSIFFRLTHEDFDMEAIKGKRPIYISLGTIFNQALDFYKLCMEALGNTEHTIVMSVGDRTQITALGTIPENFIVKRYVPQMDVLQSAKLFITHGGMNSTNEGLYYGVPLIVLPQSADQPIIAEQVVSRGAGISLQMQTLTANQLHETVDHVLKVPSFERAAANLRESFRKSGGYHYAVDAIFEFKTQHHLHG; encoded by the coding sequence ATGGCACGTGTTTTATTTATTAACGGTGGATCAGAGGGACATGTCAATCCAACGATTGGTGTGGTACAAGAACTTATTTCACGAGGGGAAGAGGTTGTGTACTTCACTATAGAAGCGTATCGGGAACGTATGGAAAAGACAGGGGCTGTAGTCCGAACCTTTGACGGTCAAAAATTTATTAAAGCTTTTATCTCAGGTGGCAGAGATTATTTGCTTGAACGAGTCAACGGTCTTTTGCTTACGGCAGATATCGTCATTCCGAGTGTCCTTGAACAGATTAAGGGTGAACAATTTGATTACATCGTCCATGATTCCATGTTTGGCTGCGGACGTTTGCTTGCGCAAATACTGAAGCTGCCTGCAATTAATTCATGCACTTCTTTTGCGCAGACCGAAGAATCATTCAATCATTTGATGCAACACTTTTTCTTAAATGTTCCTGCCGAAATCGCTCAACCTATAAACGATACATTCCATAGTCTGACGAGCAGGTTACAAGAAAAATATGATGTAGAGATTGCTTCTCCCTACGAAGTGTTTTGCAATCCCGCACCGCTTACCATCGTATATACAACAAGGGAATTCCAGCCTTATGGAGATGCATTCGACCATACCTATAAATTCGTAGGACCGTCTATTTTTTTCAGATTAACGCATGAAGACTTCGACATGGAAGCAATTAAAGGGAAAAGACCTATTTACATTTCACTGGGTACAATTTTTAACCAGGCTCTTGATTTCTATAAGCTTTGCATGGAAGCATTGGGGAATACCGAGCATACAATTGTCATGTCTGTAGGGGATAGAACACAAATTACGGCACTGGGAACAATTCCGGAAAATTTTATCGTTAAACGTTATGTTCCACAAATGGATGTATTGCAGTCCGCAAAATTATTTATCACACATGGCGGGATGAACAGTACCAATGAAGGTTTATATTACGGGGTTCCCCTCATTGTACTCCCTCAGAGCGCGGACCAGCCGATCATCGCTGAGCAGGTTGTTAGCAGGGGAGCAGGCATCAGCTTACAAATGCAAACCTTGACTGCCAATCAGCTCCATGAAACGGTAGATCATGTGTTGAAGGTTCCTTCTTTTGAGAGAGCTGCTGCGAATCTGAGGGAATCCTTTCGAAAATCAGGCGGATATCATTATGCTGTTGATGCGATTTTCGAATTTAAAACTCAACATCACCTGCACGGATAG
- a CDS encoding LacI family DNA-binding transcriptional regulator has product MSKFDEIMKLSGYSKATVSRVINHSPHVSDEARQKITEIMKQLNYIPNRNAVSLSTGQTKQIGIVTSATNEIILTFMNQFIDTAMDYGFQTLIYTSRGDKEIELQAFEDLRSKRVDGLVIMTCVNHPDKLKSYCEYGPIVSWQRMGNDEIPSVAMDQAQGYRLALEHLVSKGYIRIANAFGRAESLNTQSRREAYESFMADKGLPVLREAYQYSVFSSSDGEEAMRRMASGPELPQAVLCSNDYAAIGIWSEARKQNIQVPEQLAIVGFDDIELSRVLGITTIHNPIAEQATQAFHQLWAVLGKQELQPRQLEFHLIERATT; this is encoded by the coding sequence GTGTCCAAGTTCGATGAAATTATGAAGCTGTCCGGCTACTCGAAAGCCACGGTGTCCAGAGTAATTAATCATTCGCCGCATGTGAGTGACGAGGCCCGGCAGAAAATAACGGAAATCATGAAACAGCTCAACTATATCCCGAACCGAAATGCCGTTTCGTTATCCACCGGACAGACCAAGCAAATTGGAATTGTCACATCCGCAACCAACGAGATTATCCTTACGTTCATGAATCAATTCATTGATACAGCGATGGATTATGGATTTCAGACCCTGATCTATACTTCGCGTGGAGATAAAGAGATTGAATTGCAGGCGTTCGAGGATCTGCGGAGTAAACGGGTGGATGGATTGGTGATTATGACCTGTGTTAATCATCCAGACAAACTGAAATCCTATTGCGAGTATGGTCCGATTGTATCCTGGCAGCGGATGGGGAATGACGAAATTCCGTCAGTGGCTATGGATCAGGCACAAGGCTACAGGCTGGCTCTTGAACATCTGGTGTCCAAAGGATATATACGCATTGCCAATGCCTTTGGTAGAGCAGAAAGCCTGAATACCCAAAGTCGGCGGGAAGCCTATGAATCATTTATGGCAGATAAGGGGCTGCCTGTATTGCGTGAAGCTTATCAATATTCCGTGTTCAGTTCATCTGATGGCGAAGAGGCGATGCGAAGAATGGCTAGTGGACCAGAACTTCCTCAAGCGGTGTTATGTTCGAATGATTATGCTGCAATCGGAATCTGGTCCGAAGCACGCAAACAGAATATACAAGTTCCCGAACAACTTGCCATTGTTGGTTTCGATGACATTGAACTGTCTCGTGTGCTTGGAATAACCACTATACATAATCCCATTGCAGAACAGGCTACGCAGGCCTTTCATCAATTATGGGCCGTCCTTGGCAAGCAGGAGCTGCAGCCTCGGCAATTGGAATTTCATCTGATAGAACGTGCGACTACCTAA
- a CDS encoding glycoside hydrolase family 1 protein has protein sequence MSQSQHPSFNFPKNFLWGGAIAANQAEGAYNLGGKGLSTQDVAPKGIMGPITEEPTEDNMKLIGIDLYHRYKEDVKLFAEMGFKVFRTSIAWSRIFPKGDELEPNEEGLQFYDDLFDECLKYGIEPLVTLSHYETPLHLSKEYDGWVNRKMIGFYERYVTAVFKRYQNKVKYWLTFNEINSILEAPFMSGGIYTPKEKLSKQDLYQAIHHEFVASASAVKLCHEIIPNAQIGCMMLSMPTYPLTPNPDDMIKVMEFEHSNYFFGDVHVRGRYPGYMKRYFRENGIQIQMEDGDEDMLLHTVDFISFSYYMSVCQTADPNKQVAGEGNLLGGIPNPYLPASEWGWQIDPQGLRYVLNMFYDRYQKPLFIVENGLGAVDELITGPDGEKTVEDDYRIQYLNDHLVQVAEAIEDGVEVMGYTSWGCIDVVSASSAQLKKRYGYIYVDRHDDGSGTLERYRKKSFHWYKEVIGSNGKSLKR, from the coding sequence ATGAGTCAATCTCAACATCCATCCTTTAATTTCCCCAAAAACTTTCTGTGGGGTGGTGCGATTGCCGCCAACCAGGCCGAAGGTGCATATAATCTAGGTGGCAAAGGATTGTCCACTCAGGATGTGGCCCCCAAAGGTATTATGGGTCCCATTACCGAAGAACCCACTGAAGATAACATGAAACTGATCGGGATTGACCTGTATCACCGTTATAAAGAGGACGTCAAGCTGTTCGCCGAGATGGGATTCAAGGTATTCCGCACCTCCATTGCTTGGTCCCGTATCTTCCCCAAGGGCGATGAGCTGGAACCCAATGAAGAAGGTCTTCAATTCTATGATGATCTCTTTGACGAGTGTCTTAAATACGGAATCGAACCCCTCGTCACCCTTTCACACTACGAGACACCTCTCCATCTCTCCAAAGAATATGATGGCTGGGTCAATCGGAAGATGATCGGATTCTACGAGCGTTATGTGACTGCCGTATTCAAACGTTATCAAAATAAAGTGAAATACTGGCTCACATTTAACGAGATCAATTCGATTCTGGAAGCACCCTTCATGAGTGGTGGTATCTACACACCAAAAGAGAAGTTGAGCAAACAAGATCTTTATCAGGCAATTCATCATGAGTTTGTAGCCAGCGCTTCTGCTGTGAAGCTCTGTCATGAGATCATCCCAAATGCGCAGATTGGTTGTATGATGCTCAGTATGCCGACCTATCCGCTAACACCGAATCCCGATGATATGATTAAAGTGATGGAATTCGAACACAGCAATTATTTCTTCGGAGATGTGCATGTGCGAGGCCGTTATCCTGGATACATGAAACGTTACTTCCGTGAAAATGGAATCCAGATTCAGATGGAAGATGGCGATGAAGACATGCTGCTCCATACCGTCGACTTTATTTCTTTCAGCTATTATATGAGTGTCTGCCAAACGGCTGATCCAAATAAACAAGTTGCAGGGGAAGGTAACCTGCTTGGCGGTATACCTAACCCTTACTTGCCTGCAAGTGAATGGGGATGGCAGATCGATCCGCAGGGACTGCGGTATGTGCTGAACATGTTCTATGACCGTTATCAGAAACCACTTTTTATTGTGGAAAACGGACTGGGTGCTGTGGACGAGCTTATTACCGGACCTGATGGTGAGAAGACCGTTGAAGATGACTATCGCATTCAGTATTTAAATGATCATCTCGTTCAGGTCGCAGAAGCCATTGAAGATGGCGTTGAAGTTATGGGATATACGTCCTGGGGTTGTATTGATGTGGTCAGTGCTTCGTCAGCACAATTGAAAAAGCGTTATGGTTACATTTATGTTGATCGCCATGACGATGGTTCAGGAACACTCGAACGTTATCGCAAAAAGTCGTTCCACTGGTATAAAGAGGTGATTGGCAGCAATGGCAAGAGCCTGAAACGTTAA
- a CDS encoding ROK family protein: MKIANAYLMKEININHVRQVMKRVETATKPQLASLTKLSVVTVNSLVKELCDLGELFEDQTVPSNGGRPALTYRYNYDFSLALVMYINEKQGQDLITATVINLEDNMVFREEYTMPTFDQKHFYEIIGNVLALHDSIKVIGIGIPGQTVNGEITVSSHQQLEGIRMTEDLEAQFGLPVIMENDVNAAISGYCAKQELDEDLCVIGMYFPTKYPPGMGIYLNGKVIKGKLGMAGEVKYLPMGVDWYSPVEEEVFIETVCRMIQTVNAILAPDQVVIYQKLVDQDAVIQAWEKYQAKLSMPSDPGLVLIDSFQEDFEAGMRWLTLKALEPALVQFN, encoded by the coding sequence ATGAAAATAGCGAACGCGTATTTGATGAAAGAAATTAATATAAACCATGTACGCCAGGTCATGAAACGGGTGGAAACAGCAACCAAGCCACAACTGGCCTCCTTGACCAAGCTCAGTGTCGTAACTGTAAATTCACTGGTAAAAGAGTTGTGTGACCTGGGTGAACTGTTTGAAGATCAGACAGTGCCTTCCAATGGGGGGAGACCGGCGTTAACCTACCGATATAATTACGATTTCAGCTTGGCTTTGGTCATGTATATCAACGAAAAGCAAGGGCAGGACCTGATTACGGCCACCGTCATTAACCTAGAGGATAACATGGTGTTCAGAGAAGAATATACGATGCCTACGTTTGATCAGAAACACTTCTATGAGATCATTGGGAACGTATTGGCTCTGCATGATTCCATTAAAGTGATCGGTATTGGTATTCCAGGGCAAACCGTGAATGGGGAAATTACGGTGAGCAGTCACCAGCAGTTAGAAGGCATCCGAATGACTGAAGATCTTGAAGCACAGTTCGGATTACCAGTCATCATGGAAAATGATGTGAATGCTGCAATTAGCGGATATTGCGCCAAACAAGAGTTGGACGAGGACCTGTGTGTCATCGGAATGTATTTTCCAACCAAATATCCTCCAGGCATGGGCATTTATCTGAACGGTAAAGTGATTAAAGGAAAACTTGGCATGGCCGGGGAAGTCAAATACCTTCCAATGGGAGTGGATTGGTATAGCCCAGTGGAAGAGGAAGTGTTTATTGAAACGGTATGCAGAATGATTCAAACGGTTAATGCAATTCTTGCTCCAGACCAGGTAGTAATCTATCAGAAGTTGGTTGACCAAGATGCAGTTATTCAAGCATGGGAAAAGTATCAAGCCAAGCTGTCGATGCCATCCGATCCTGGCCTTGTTCTGATCGATTCTTTCCAGGAAGACTTTGAAGCCGGAATGAGATGGTTAACATTGAAAGCGTTGGAGCCAGCCTTGGTCCAATTTAACTGA
- a CDS encoding sugar O-acetyltransferase, producing MTEKEKSQLGLLYNANYDKELIDERMYAKGLCYEYNQLHPGKITEREALLKKLLGKTMDRFLIEQPFVCDYGYNIEIGENFYSNHNIVMLDGAKIRFGDNVFVAPNCGFYTAGHPYDVEQRNEGLEIVGPITVGNNVWIGGGVTVLAGVTIGDNTIIGAGSVVTKDIPSDVIAAGNPCRVIRKITEADKTKYSRS from the coding sequence ATGACTGAAAAAGAGAAATCACAACTGGGACTGCTGTATAATGCGAATTACGACAAAGAATTGATTGATGAGCGTATGTACGCGAAGGGGCTTTGTTACGAGTATAATCAGCTTCATCCAGGCAAGATCACCGAGAGAGAAGCGCTGCTCAAAAAGCTGCTTGGAAAAACGATGGATCGTTTCCTGATCGAGCAGCCGTTTGTATGTGACTACGGCTATAACATAGAAATTGGTGAGAACTTCTATAGCAATCATAATATCGTTATGCTGGATGGAGCCAAAATCCGGTTTGGTGACAATGTTTTTGTTGCTCCGAACTGTGGATTCTACACTGCGGGTCATCCTTATGATGTGGAACAACGTAACGAAGGTCTTGAAATTGTAGGTCCCATCACAGTGGGCAATAATGTATGGATCGGTGGCGGCGTGACTGTGCTTGCGGGTGTGACCATTGGAGATAATACAATCATCGGGGCAGGCAGTGTAGTTACCAAAGACATTCCTTCTGATGTAATCGCTGCGGGTAATCCATGCAGAGTTATTCGCAAAATAACGGAAGCAGACAAAACGAAGTATAGCAGAAGCTAG